The proteins below come from a single Ruegeria sp. THAF33 genomic window:
- a CDS encoding MBL fold metallo-hydrolase — translation MTIKLSRRAALGSAAALPFAAAAAPVLAASPETKANSTIARSFHIGDFTVTTLLDGSFPRDGAKEIFGGGATDEEFAKVSAENFIPADVAQFFFTPSLVNTGSELVLFDTGLGQGGIQAALADAGVTPDQIDVVVITHMHPDHIGGMTTEGAPTFANARYVTASPEYDFWAAQDAGNRVGDLVAEKVTPLAEKMTFVEDGGEVASGITAVAAYGHTPGHTVYHLESNGQRLVLTADLANHYVWSFAHPEWEVRFDMDKAAATAARRDVLGMLAADKVPMVGYHMPFPGAGYVETRGEGFRFVPVSYQMMG, via the coding sequence ATGACAATAAAACTTTCACGCCGCGCCGCTTTGGGAAGTGCCGCCGCCTTGCCGTTTGCAGCTGCGGCCGCACCGGTTCTGGCCGCCAGCCCGGAAACCAAAGCAAACTCGACCATCGCAAGGTCATTTCATATTGGCGATTTCACGGTCACGACCCTGCTGGATGGCAGCTTTCCACGCGACGGAGCCAAAGAGATTTTTGGGGGCGGAGCGACGGACGAAGAATTTGCCAAGGTTTCGGCTGAAAACTTCATTCCGGCAGACGTCGCACAGTTTTTCTTTACCCCCTCACTGGTCAACACGGGATCAGAGCTGGTTCTGTTTGATACCGGTCTGGGGCAAGGTGGCATACAGGCCGCGCTGGCAGATGCGGGCGTGACCCCGGATCAGATCGATGTGGTCGTGATAACGCATATGCACCCTGACCATATCGGTGGCATGACCACCGAAGGCGCGCCGACCTTTGCGAATGCGCGCTACGTGACGGCTTCTCCGGAATATGATTTCTGGGCTGCGCAGGACGCAGGCAATCGCGTGGGCGATCTGGTCGCTGAAAAAGTTACACCGCTGGCCGAGAAAATGACCTTTGTCGAAGACGGGGGCGAGGTTGCCTCGGGCATTACCGCAGTGGCCGCTTATGGCCACACACCGGGCCACACGGTCTACCATCTGGAAAGCAACGGGCAACGTCTGGTGCTGACGGCGGATCTGGCCAACCACTATGTCTGGTCTTTCGCCCATCCCGAATGGGAAGTCCGGTTTGACATGGACAAGGCCGCAGCCACTGCCGCACGCCGCGATGTTCTTGGCATGCTGGCTGCCGACAAAGTGCCGATGGTCGGCTATCACATGCCCTTCCCCGGCGCCGGGTATGTTGAGACCCGTGGAGAAGGCTTTCGCTTTGTCCCGGTCAGCTACCAGATGATGGGCTAA
- a CDS encoding DUF1801 domain-containing protein gives MARSDNKTVPTDQSVENFLRTVQPARRAEDAHQLDKLFRATTGFSPVMWGPSIVGYGRYHYRYKSGREGDFLATGFSPRKSALVIYIMPGYADFAELMARLGKHKLGKSCLYVNKLAEIDTGVLRELIRAGLDDLDRVWPVKPF, from the coding sequence ATGGCGCGATCAGACAACAAGACAGTTCCGACAGATCAAAGCGTCGAGAATTTCCTGAGAACGGTTCAACCGGCGCGCCGTGCTGAAGACGCGCACCAGCTTGACAAATTGTTTCGCGCCACCACCGGGTTTAGCCCGGTCATGTGGGGCCCGTCGATCGTCGGGTATGGCCGCTACCACTATCGCTACAAATCGGGTCGTGAAGGGGACTTTCTGGCAACCGGTTTTTCGCCGCGCAAATCAGCTTTGGTGATTTACATCATGCCGGGTTACGCAGATTTTGCGGAACTCATGGCCAGATTGGGAAAGCACAAGCTGGGCAAGTCCTGTCTTTACGTCAACAAACTGGCGGAAATCGACACGGGCGTTTTGCGCGAACTCATTCGCGCCGGACTGGACGACCTCGACAGGGTGTGGCCGGTGAAACCGTTCTGA
- the gltX gene encoding glutamate--tRNA ligase, translating to MTTTRFAPSPTGYIHVGNLRTALMNYLIARKAGGTFILRIDDTDPERSKEEYVDAIKQDLEWLGLHWDRVERQSDRLDRYAEAADKLRAMGRLYEAFETPTELDLKRKKQLNMGKPPVYDRAALNLSEAEKEKLRAERGNGVWRFKLDHERIEWNDGILGDISIDAASVSDPVLIRGDGQVLYTIASVVDDTEMGVTDVVRGSDHVTNTATQIQIIEALGGRCPRFAHHSLLTGPQGEALSKRLGTLALRDLREQGVQPMALLSLMARLGSSDPVELRSEMAELIEGFDVRRFGAAPTKFDVQDLFPLTARHLQSLPLSDVASAVADAGVPDELAEPFWAMARENITTLADLKGWWELCRDGADPLIADEDREFIAQAMALLPEGSFDGDTWGTWTKAVKEATGRKGKGLFMPLRKALTGMERGPEMAALMPLLQVIRARG from the coding sequence ATGACAACCACCCGTTTCGCCCCGTCGCCCACCGGTTACATCCATGTGGGCAACCTGCGCACCGCCCTGATGAACTATCTGATTGCCCGCAAGGCAGGCGGTACGTTCATCCTGCGCATCGATGATACCGACCCCGAGCGGTCGAAAGAAGAATATGTCGATGCCATCAAGCAGGACCTGGAATGGCTGGGTTTGCATTGGGACCGGGTCGAGCGTCAGTCGGACCGTCTGGACCGCTATGCCGAAGCGGCCGACAAGCTGCGCGCGATGGGTCGTTTGTACGAAGCGTTCGAAACGCCGACCGAGCTGGATCTGAAACGCAAGAAGCAACTGAACATGGGCAAGCCGCCGGTCTATGACCGCGCTGCGCTGAACCTGTCGGAGGCCGAGAAAGAGAAGCTGCGCGCTGAACGTGGCAACGGCGTCTGGCGCTTCAAGCTGGATCATGAACGTATCGAATGGAATGACGGCATTCTTGGCGACATCTCGATTGATGCGGCTTCGGTTTCCGATCCGGTTCTGATCCGTGGCGATGGTCAGGTTCTCTATACGATTGCGTCGGTTGTGGATGATACTGAAATGGGCGTGACGGATGTCGTACGGGGTTCGGACCATGTGACCAACACGGCAACGCAGATCCAGATCATCGAGGCGCTGGGCGGGCGTTGTCCGCGTTTTGCCCACCATTCTCTGCTGACTGGTCCGCAGGGCGAGGCATTGTCGAAACGGCTGGGCACGCTGGCCTTGCGCGATCTTCGCGAACAAGGGGTGCAACCGATGGCGTTGCTGAGCCTGATGGCGCGTCTGGGCTCGTCTGATCCGGTTGAGCTGCGCTCGGAAATGGCCGAGCTGATCGAAGGGTTCGATGTACGCCGGTTTGGCGCCGCGCCGACCAAGTTCGATGTACAGGACCTGTTTCCGCTGACCGCCAGGCATTTGCAATCGCTGCCGCTGTCAGATGTGGCCAGTGCCGTTGCGGATGCCGGTGTTCCAGATGAATTGGCAGAACCTTTCTGGGCCATGGCCCGTGAAAACATCACCACCCTGGCCGATCTCAAGGGCTGGTGGGAACTGTGCCGTGACGGGGCCGATCCCCTGATCGCCGATGAAGATCGGGAATTTATTGCCCAGGCGATGGCCTTGCTGCCCGAAGGTTCGTTCGATGGTGACACGTGGGGCACCTGGACCAAAGCCGTGAAAGAGGCAACCGGTCGCAAGGGCAAAGGCCTGTTCATGCCTCTGCGCAAAGCGTTGACCGGCATGGAGCGCGGCCCGGAAATGGCTGCGTTGATGCCGTTGCTACAGGTGATCCGCGCGCGCGGCTAA